The region TAGCCCTGCAAACAATTTTGTGCTTTTAAACTACCCGGCTTATAATATAATCCTGAATGAATAACACCACTGTTATGGCCTGTTTGATGGGCAGCAACAGCACTTTCTTTTTCAATAACTGCTATATGTAACTGTTTGTTTTTTTGCAGCAACTGATAAGCTGTAGCTAATCCAACTATTCCACCACCAATAATTATAAAATCGTATTTAGAATTTTTGACCATCAACTGAACGCAATCTTGAAGCTATGTATATACTTAATAAAGCCATGCCCACACTAAAATAACCTAATATTTCATAGTGTACCAATTTGCCATCAACAGTGGTAACTACAACACCTGCAAAAAATGCAGCTACGCCATTTGCCAACTGCTGAATTGAGCTATTGAAACTCATAAAACTGGCTCTTATTTTTGGATCAACTGCTCCGGTCACCATTGCTTGCATAGGGATAAATCGACCAGAAAATATAAAAAATACAGCCGATAAAGTTAATACCATGTACAATGGATGTGGCCCTAAATTGGTAATAAGATAAACAGGAATTACGTATACCGTAGCTAAGCTTATAAATACAACCAACTTTCCAAACTTATCAGCTAACTTTCCAATTAATGGTGATGTAAATATGGTAACTCCACCTCCTACTAAATATATTAAAGGTAAATCTTCTTCACGCATACCGACATTGCTTACCATGTAAGGACTTAGGAAAGGAATAATACAAAAGTGTCCCATCATCATTACCACACCAAATGATAATGCCAATAAATTATTTTTATTGCTAAAAATAGCTTTTATATTTTTCATTACATCCATTTGTGCTGCTGCCAACTGAAGCTCTTTTGATTGGCGGGGTACAAATTTGCTTACTAAAAAATAAACCGGAATACCCAATATGGCTAATAACAAAAAGGGAGCATGCCACCCTAAAAAATCATATTGTTTTGTATGGGTAGCTATATATATACCAAAAGGCACACCAGCTACTGAAGCCAAACTAAAAGCTGCCATAATAAATCCCATTGCCTGACCACGTCTTTCAAAAGGGATAGCATCACTTACTATAGCTAAAATAATGGCTCCTAAAACACCTCCAAATAAACCTGTAGCAAACCTGGCAATTAACAAGGTAATATAAGTGGGTGCTAAACCACAAGCAAAAGTACCTATTAAAAAACCAATGAATACCCGCATTAAATAGTCTTTACGGTCAAATTTATTAATAATAAAAGTGGTTACTATTCCTGAGATAAACGCGCTTATTGAATAAGAAGATACTAGCAAACCAAAGTCAGCTGGAGTAATTCCAAAAGTACTGATTAGGTTTGGACCAAGTGGCATCATTATCATAAAATCCATGATGTTTACAAAGTTTATTGATGCCAGTGTAAACAACATTATACGTTCTGTTTTGTTCATTTATCTATTTTCTATTTTTTGCCGGCTCCAAAGCCCTGCATTTTTATTTTTGTTAATTTTCTTTTTGTATCTAATGAAAAATCATTGTCCATCATCCATTGGTAATAGCCCGGTTCATTTTTAAAAACTTCGGCAACCGATTTACCTTTATGTTTTCCAAAATTAAATACCTCTAATCCTTTATCGTTTAGTACAATTCTGCCCGCTAAATCAACCAAATTGCCTTGTCCACTTACTTTGTGTAACGATTCCATATCATTGCCCAAACTTTCGTAACGTGCAATTTGAGCCTTTAACACTTCTAATGTAGCTAATGTATCGGCTTCTGCACTATGGGCATTCTCCAATGTTTTATCGCAATAAAACTTATAGGCTGCGCTCAATGTACGTTGTTCCATTTGATGAAAAATACGTTGCACATCTACAAATTTTCTGCCTTCGGTTTCAAACTCAACCCCGGCACGTAACATTTCTTCTACCAACATGGGGAAGTCAAACTTATTAGAGTTAAATCCTCCAAAATCGCATCCTTTAAAATACTCTGTATATTCTTTGGCTTTTTCGGCAAACAAAGGCATGTCTTTTACGTCTTCGTCAAATATGCCATGTATAGCAGAAACTTCGGCTGGTATTGGTATAGTGGGATTAAAACGTTGGGTTCTTACTTCTTCTGTTCCATCAACTGCTATTTTCACTGTAGCCATTTCTACAATTCTATCTGTAGATATGCTTATTCCGGTTGTTTCTAAATCAAATATTACTAACGGACGCTTTAAATTCAATGTCATTTATTCTGGTTATTTTACCTCTCTAAAAAATCTATAATTTCAAAAACAAAAAATGCAAGTTATCAACTTGCATTTTATAGTTATTTGTGTGTTTAATATTCGTCTAATCCACCACCTGAAGCAGGTTCTGTTCCCTCCTCCTCTTCACTATCACTATCTTTTGCAAACAAGCCAAATTCATCGGCTTCGTCATCACTTATTTCACCACCCGCTTCTTCTGTTTTATCTAAATAATTTTTTGTTATCTCGTCAAACTCATTGTCATCAACCAAGCCGAATTTTTGTACTTTATCGTATTGCTTTGGTGCTAATCCAACTGATTTACCAATACGCGGATAGGTAAACTTAGGGTTTTCTTTTATTTCAATACCAAACAACTCTAAATGCATAGACCACAATGCCATAAAATCGTACACATAAATAATTTTTTGATGTGGGTCATTTATATAAGTACTTAATTTAGCCGTTTTCATTTCTGGTATTGGATTTTCAGGATCATCCGTCATATCCTCTAAAGTAATTTCCTGTAACTTACGCCACGTATCATTACTCATATAAAACGATGCTAATTGCTTATCGTCAAATGCAATTGACTCAAGAATTGTTTTATGTAAATCAAAAAATGTTTGGTTCGACTTAATTTCAATTACGCGGTAAGTATCCTCGTAATCTTCAAAAGTTAACTTAAATTTATATACTGCCATGGATTATTTTTTGCTGCGCAAATTTGTGTATTTTTAAAGCAAATTACAAAGGGTATTTTTCAATAATTTTAATTGCTTAAAATAAGAAAAACCTGCCCAAAAGAATTGAACAGGTTTTTCTAAGTAAATATTTTTTTCGTTATTTTTTTCTTATCAGTCTAAATTCCACTTTTCTATCTAAACCTTCTGTATTTAGCTTATACTTTCTAACAAATACATCGCGTTCACTAAATACCAATACTCGCTTGGTATCTATTTCATATATTTTAGTTAACTGACGTTTAACTGCCAAAGCTCTTTTTTCAGCAATGGTTAATTGGGTTAAATCCGGTTTATTATTATCAGCATGGCCAATAACGGCTAACATAACTGAGGTATCAACTGTCATTATCCTGGCTATTTGGTGTAATAGCGGATATTGCTCTACGTGTATATCGTATTTATTAGGCGGAAAGGTTACCACTGGTAATCCATATCCATCGCCACTTAAAGTCACAAACTCTGCTTCCGGTATTGAATCGTTAAAACCTAATACATCTATAGAGGCATTATTTTTCACATTTACTGCTGGGTAATAGGTGCTCAACATTTGGTTAAATCCAAAAGGATCAGGATCAACTGAATCAGGAATACCATCCACATCACTATCAAGAGCCACACCTTTTACATCTACTTTATAACCTGGTTTTGTATTGCTTTCGTTATCTAAGTAATCAGGAATTCCATCTCCGTCTGAGTCTTTTTTCATTTCATCCTGCGACTGAGCTGCTTTTTTACTTAAATCTTCGTACATGGTACTAATTGGATTATACCAGTCAGCATGTGTTTTACGTTTTTGTCCAACAAACTTGTAGCCAATAGTTACAGCAAATGAACCAAAAAAATCAGGATAATTTTGCACACCACCATACATATCTAAGCTATCAGTTTTCGTTGCATTTACAACCGTTTCTATTCCCAAATCAATTTCTTCGCTCATTTTAAATTTAATACCTACTCCAATAGGAACTGCTAAATCAGTTCCTGTATAAGTACCTTTTGTGGTAGCTGTTCCAATTTTCTTATCTCTGATGGCATCACTAAATGCAACTGATAAACCTGTAAAAGCGTATAAATTGGTGTTGGGGTGTTTTTTCTTAAAGCTTAATGTGCCTAAATTAACCATAACATTAACTCCAACCTGTGTAATGCTATTTGAAAAACCATAATCTTTTTTTACAGTTTCTGTACTTTTACCTGAATAGGTACCGTAAACACCTTGTAATCTAAATGCCAATATTGGACTGGCTGAATATTTTAAGAAACCTCCAAAAACAGGATTAACTACATCTTGCTCAATATCAAAAAAATTATAACTACCTCCAACACTTAAACCCAAAGTCCAACGGCTTATCGGTTCGGTAGGAAATATTACAGCATTCTCATTTGTTTTCTCTTCACCGGTAACAATAGGCTTTGGCCTACCCTCGCCTGTATTAATTGGCTTAGGCTTATCGTCATCCACCGTTTTGGTTGCTTTAGCCTTCGCTTTCTCCTTAGTATCAGTGTCTTTTTGCTGACCAAAAACCAAAGTGGATACAAATAAGAATATTAGAAATAAATAGTTTTTCATAATTTTAATTGAAAAATTTCGTACTGCTAAAGTATTAATTATGTGGCAATAAAAAAGCCCCTAGAAGGGGCTTTTATCTACACACTAATGTTTATAGTATACATGCATCCATGCATTTGGTTCTATATTCTCGCGGCACTCTTTTAGTACACTCAATGCTAATTGTCTATCTCCCGTACTTATTGCCATTACTCTATAATATCTCGAACCTTTTGATCTAAATACTTTTGCATCATATCCTTTAGCAATTAATTTATTTCTAAATCTCACTGCAAACATTCTGCTTCTAATTGTATAGCAACCCATTACTACATTATAAACTGAATCTGGCTCTCCAAATTCTTTTCTTGTATTTGAGTTAGCTACTGCCGGATTTGTATTTGGTGTGTTTTCTACTTTTGGAGTAGGAGGAACTACCGCTACTGGTTGTTTAACCGGTTCTTTCACTGTTTCTATTGGTTTAACCACTTTAACCGAATCTACTGGTTTTGTAACAACGGCCAATTTAGTTGTATCTTTTTTAGGTACTTCAGTAACCGGTGGAGTTGGTTTAACAATAGGTTTTTTAATAACCGGTATTTTCTCAACAGGTTTGGCTTTTTTCTTACGTTTAAGATTCCAGTCAATTAAATCTTTATTTTTATTGGCTAAAACTTTGTAGCTGATTCCTACATTGATTGATAGAATATTATTGTATCCTTCATCATTAGGAGCCCCATCTAACCAATATGTATCTACGTAGTCAAAAGCTATTCCTCCAGAAAGATCAAAAGCATAGTTTAAATAATATTTTGCCTGAGCACCTAAACGGTAAACATAAAAAGGAGAAGTATAAGTATCGTTTAATTTAATAACTACATTATTAACCAATGTATAGCTTACATCATGGTACATTAACCCACCACCTGCGTAAACATATAGATTCAATTTACCTTGGTCATTCTTTTTTAGTATGGGTGTTAAATTTAACATACCTACAATGCTGTACATGTCGTTCGACATGCTATATGATTTTATATTTCCATCACTAGCAGCAGGAAAGCCTCCCAATAAAGAAGAATTTGCACTAGA is a window of Bacteroidota bacterium DNA encoding:
- a CDS encoding MFS transporter, which translates into the protein MNKTERIMLFTLASINFVNIMDFMIMMPLGPNLISTFGITPADFGLLVSSYSISAFISGIVTTFIINKFDRKDYLMRVFIGFLIGTFACGLAPTYITLLIARFATGLFGGVLGAIILAIVSDAIPFERRGQAMGFIMAAFSLASVAGVPFGIYIATHTKQYDFLGWHAPFLLLAILGIPVYFLVSKFVPRQSKELQLAAAQMDVMKNIKAIFSNKNNLLALSFGVVMMMGHFCIIPFLSPYMVSNVGMREEDLPLIYLVGGGVTIFTSPLIGKLADKFGKLVVFISLATVYVIPVYLITNLGPHPLYMVLTLSAVFFIFSGRFIPMQAMVTGAVDPKIRASFMSFNSSIQQLANGVAAFFAGVVVTTVDGKLVHYEILGYFSVGMALLSIYIASRLRSVDGQKF
- a CDS encoding 3'-5' exonuclease, which produces MTLNLKRPLVIFDLETTGISISTDRIVEMATVKIAVDGTEEVRTQRFNPTIPIPAEVSAIHGIFDEDVKDMPLFAEKAKEYTEYFKGCDFGGFNSNKFDFPMLVEEMLRAGVEFETEGRKFVDVQRIFHQMEQRTLSAAYKFYCDKTLENAHSAEADTLATLEVLKAQIARYESLGNDMESLHKVSGQGNLVDLAGRIVLNDKGLEVFNFGKHKGKSVAEVFKNEPGYYQWMMDNDFSLDTKRKLTKIKMQGFGAGKK
- a CDS encoding DUF6089 family protein, with the translated sequence MKNYLFLIFLFVSTLVFGQQKDTDTKEKAKAKATKTVDDDKPKPINTGEGRPKPIVTGEEKTNENAVIFPTEPISRWTLGLSVGGSYNFFDIEQDVVNPVFGGFLKYSASPILAFRLQGVYGTYSGKSTETVKKDYGFSNSITQVGVNVMVNLGTLSFKKKHPNTNLYAFTGLSVAFSDAIRDKKIGTATTKGTYTGTDLAVPIGVGIKFKMSEEIDLGIETVVNATKTDSLDMYGGVQNYPDFFGSFAVTIGYKFVGQKRKTHADWYNPISTMYEDLSKKAAQSQDEMKKDSDGDGIPDYLDNESNTKPGYKVDVKGVALDSDVDGIPDSVDPDPFGFNQMLSTYYPAVNVKNNASIDVLGFNDSIPEAEFVTLSGDGYGLPVVTFPPNKYDIHVEQYPLLHQIARIMTVDTSVMLAVIGHADNNKPDLTQLTIAEKRALAVKRQLTKIYEIDTKRVLVFSERDVFVRKYKLNTEGLDRKVEFRLIRKK